The Deinococcus metalli genome includes a region encoding these proteins:
- a CDS encoding Dps family protein codes for MTTHTTPAALATPTDLTPGQVTAVTEAVNPLIADALALYIKTENFHWHLSGRRFRDLHLLFDEQADALLDSVDVLAERVRKLGGLTLRSVGHVAQLTQIKDDDRAFVSPQDMVQTLLDDNRRIATAQRRAIDICDDHKDSPTGNILQELLDGTERRIWFLFEITQADD; via the coding sequence ATGACCACCCACACCACGCCCGCCGCCCTCGCCACCCCCACCGACCTTACCCCCGGCCAGGTCACCGCGGTGACCGAGGCCGTCAATCCGCTCATCGCCGACGCCCTGGCGCTCTACATCAAGACCGAGAACTTCCACTGGCACCTCTCCGGGCGCCGCTTCCGTGACCTGCACCTGCTCTTCGACGAGCAGGCCGACGCCCTGCTCGACAGCGTGGACGTGCTCGCCGAGCGCGTGCGCAAACTCGGGGGCCTCACCCTCAGGAGCGTCGGCCATGTGGCCCAGCTGACGCAGATCAAGGACGATGACCGGGCGTTCGTGTCCCCGCAGGACATGGTGCAGACCCTGCTGGACGACAACCGCCGGATCGCGACCGCGCAGCGTCGCGCCATCGACATCTGCGATGACCACAAGGACTCCCCGACCGGCAACATCCTGCAGGAACTGCTGGACGGCACCGAACGCCGCATCTGGTTCCTGTTCGAGATCACCCAGGCAGACGACTGA
- a CDS encoding rhodanese-like domain-containing protein translates to MITFFKKLVSGLQGLPSLSPQDAKALIESGALLLDVRSLAERRRLSIPGSVNIPLDELPDRIATLLNGKTVVCQCASGMRSAQATRLLTDAGLDARNLSCGITAWRAAGLPTITRT, encoded by the coding sequence ATGATCACCTTCTTCAAGAAGCTCGTCAGCGGCCTCCAGGGCCTACCGTCCCTCAGTCCGCAGGACGCCAAGGCCCTCATCGAGTCCGGCGCACTGCTGCTGGACGTCCGCAGCCTCGCCGAACGCCGGCGCCTGTCGATCCCCGGCAGCGTGAACATTCCCCTCGACGAGCTGCCCGACCGGATCGCGACGCTCCTGAACGGCAAGACCGTCGTCTGTCAGTGCGCCAGCGGCATGCGCAGCGCCCAGGCGACCCGCCTCCTCACGGACGCCGGACTGGACGCCCGCAACCTCAGCTGCGGCATCACCGCGTGGCGCGCCGCGGGCCTGCCCACGATCACCCGTACCTGA
- a CDS encoding LysR family transcriptional regulator, with protein sequence MRIAPEYLITFNAVAELGSVSKAAAFLNLSQPAVSGQLRSLTALIGTPLYTRHARGIALTAAGAELLPLAQTLARTMTRVVDFAADRRQRLNSTVQLGISWTLSPWAIQLATAFQGSSTVLVIHADHTPDLITRVRSGVLDAALTVDASLNLPEGLEARRFSSEELRVIVPAGHPLTQQGYVPLHALAGEVLLWPMPESSVRRRGSKLLERAGVTPRAHLELGSFLAVKQALVGGVGVAILPRSMVATEIDHGLLASIGLESPEVTLGYHAVSAPLALLSAPVREVLDQLSPYSL encoded by the coding sequence GTGCGGATCGCTCCGGAGTACCTGATCACGTTCAACGCCGTCGCGGAACTCGGCAGTGTCAGCAAGGCGGCCGCCTTCCTCAACCTCAGCCAGCCGGCGGTCAGTGGACAGCTGCGTTCCCTCACCGCCCTCATCGGCACGCCGCTGTACACCCGGCACGCGCGGGGCATCGCCCTCACGGCCGCCGGCGCCGAGCTCCTTCCCCTCGCGCAGACGCTGGCCCGCACCATGACCCGGGTCGTGGACTTCGCGGCCGACCGGCGCCAGCGGCTGAACTCGACCGTCCAGCTGGGGATCTCCTGGACGCTGTCGCCCTGGGCCATCCAGCTGGCCACCGCGTTCCAGGGAAGTTCGACCGTCCTCGTGATCCACGCCGATCACACTCCAGACCTGATCACCCGAGTGAGGAGCGGTGTCCTGGACGCGGCCCTGACGGTGGACGCGAGTCTCAACCTGCCCGAGGGCCTGGAGGCCCGCCGGTTTTCCAGCGAGGAGCTGCGCGTGATCGTGCCGGCCGGGCATCCCCTGACCCAGCAGGGCTACGTGCCGCTGCACGCACTTGCCGGAGAAGTGCTGCTGTGGCCCATGCCGGAGTCGAGTGTCCGGAGGCGCGGATCCAAGTTGCTTGAACGTGCTGGCGTCACGCCGCGCGCACACCTGGAACTCGGGTCGTTCCTGGCCGTGAAGCAGGCCCTGGTCGGCGGGGTAGGGGTGGCGATCCTGCCCCGCAGCATGGTGGCAACGGAGATCGATCACGGTCTACTGGCGAGCATCGGTCTGGAGAGCCCCGAGGTGACGCTCGGGTACCACGCGGTCAGCGCTCCACTGGCCCTGCTCAGCGCCCCGGTTCGTGAGGTGCTTGACCAGCTGAGTCCGTACTCCCTGTAG
- a CDS encoding rhodanese-like domain-containing protein encodes MSYQDIFTAELDFKRRAGATLYDVRERDEYEQGHIPGAINLPLSELPARVGEIQSPAVIACLSGGRSAQAASYLDAQGVADLMNLTGGTMGWMREGREVKAGTQP; translated from the coding sequence ATGAGCTACCAGGACATCTTCACCGCTGAACTCGACTTCAAACGCCGCGCCGGAGCGACCCTGTACGACGTCCGCGAACGCGACGAGTATGAACAGGGCCACATCCCCGGCGCCATCAACCTCCCCCTCAGTGAACTGCCGGCCCGCGTGGGCGAGATCCAGTCCCCGGCCGTGATCGCCTGCCTGAGCGGCGGTCGCAGCGCCCAGGCCGCCAGCTATCTGGACGCCCAGGGGGTGGCTGACCTGATGAACCTGACCGGCGGCACCATGGGCTGGATGCGCGAGGGCCGCGAGGTGAAGGCCGGCACCCAGCCGTGA
- a CDS encoding sulfite exporter TauE/SafE family protein — MIFAWLGAVLIGVSLGLLGSGGSILTVPVLVYLVGEPAKLAITESLAIVGLISLFGLLPHARAGRIAWRSVLVFGLPGVVGTALGAALSHFVPGVVQLSIFAVVMLLAAIFMLRPPVTCRAPDLPRAGLGGVLPAALQGLGVGVLTGLVGVGGGFLIIPALVFLGGLPIELAVGTSLVIITLNSATGFLKHALAGETHLHWALIVSFAVIGILGSALGARIGTRVSGPALRRGFGVFLVVMGAYVLATNVPRLLAPPVAAHASLPRPTDRPL, encoded by the coding sequence GTGATCTTCGCGTGGCTCGGGGCCGTGCTGATCGGCGTGTCGCTCGGCCTGCTCGGGTCCGGCGGCAGCATCCTGACCGTCCCGGTGCTCGTGTACCTCGTCGGTGAGCCGGCCAAACTGGCGATCACCGAGAGCCTCGCCATCGTGGGCCTGATCAGCCTCTTCGGCCTGCTTCCGCACGCCCGCGCGGGGCGGATCGCGTGGCGCAGCGTGCTGGTCTTTGGACTCCCTGGCGTGGTCGGCACGGCGCTCGGCGCGGCCCTCAGCCACTTCGTTCCGGGGGTCGTTCAGCTGTCGATCTTCGCGGTCGTGATGCTGCTCGCCGCCATCTTCATGCTGCGGCCCCCGGTGACGTGCCGGGCACCTGATCTCCCCAGAGCTGGCCTCGGCGGCGTCCTTCCCGCGGCGCTACAGGGCCTGGGGGTGGGTGTCCTGACCGGCCTGGTCGGGGTCGGAGGCGGCTTCCTGATCATTCCAGCACTGGTGTTCCTCGGCGGCCTGCCCATCGAGCTTGCGGTGGGGACGAGCCTGGTGATCATCACCCTGAATTCCGCCACAGGCTTTCTCAAGCACGCCCTGGCCGGGGAGACGCACCTGCACTGGGCACTCATCGTCAGCTTCGCCGTGATCGGCATCCTTGGCAGCGCGCTCGGCGCGCGGATCGGCACGCGGGTCAGCGGCCCGGCGCTGCGTCGCGGCTTCGGCGTGTTCCTGGTCGTCATGGGCGCGTACGTGCTGGCCACCAACGTGCCCCGGCTGCTCGCCCCCCCGGTGGCCGCTCACGCGTCCCTGCCCAGGCCCACTGACCGCCCTCTTTGA
- a CDS encoding MBL fold metallo-hydrolase gives MYFTRFYDPDLAQASYMIGCQKTGECLVIDPIRDVTQYLDDARAQGLRITHVTETHIHADYLSGSRELAAQTSAQLLLSAEGGPGWQYTYDDGNQVKLHDGDTFMVGNVRLQVLHTPGHTPESVSFLVTDTPRGEQPSLILTGDFVFVGDLGRPDLLDEAAGGVDTRFAGARALFKSLRTKFLTLPDHVQVWPGHGAGSACGKALGAVPSTTVGYERALSWWAPLVAADDEHGFVNELLAGQPDAPLYYGRMKTENRDGPRLLGPAAPLRKLSADEVSLRVASGARLIDTRRKEDHHAAAPRGSVNLPDGKTFETWAGWLLTPGRDLILLAPAERAESLRRQLWMVGLDQVVGFIPTVEGLDAAPAQPIPVSELPQHAGALILDVRKKTEYDAGHLPGARQLHAGRLPWALNTLPRVREIVVHCQGGARSAAAASLLRAEGFHVTELAGGYDAWAHAQTALQTA, from the coding sequence ATGTACTTCACCCGCTTCTACGACCCAGACCTCGCCCAGGCGTCCTACATGATCGGCTGCCAGAAGACCGGCGAATGCCTCGTCATTGACCCGATCCGCGACGTCACCCAGTACCTCGACGACGCGCGCGCGCAGGGCCTGCGCATCACCCACGTGACCGAGACGCACATCCACGCCGACTACCTGTCCGGCAGCCGCGAGCTCGCCGCCCAGACCAGCGCTCAGCTCTTGCTGTCCGCTGAGGGCGGCCCCGGCTGGCAGTACACCTATGACGATGGGAACCAGGTGAAACTGCATGACGGCGACACGTTCATGGTCGGCAACGTCCGGCTCCAGGTGCTACACACCCCCGGTCACACCCCGGAAAGCGTGTCCTTCCTCGTCACCGATACCCCCCGGGGTGAGCAGCCCAGCCTGATCCTGACCGGCGACTTCGTGTTCGTCGGCGACCTCGGCCGCCCCGACCTGCTCGACGAGGCGGCCGGCGGTGTGGATACACGCTTCGCTGGGGCGCGGGCGCTGTTCAAGTCGCTGCGCACGAAATTCCTGACCCTGCCCGACCACGTACAGGTCTGGCCCGGCCACGGGGCCGGCAGCGCGTGCGGCAAGGCCCTGGGCGCGGTGCCCAGCACCACCGTCGGCTACGAGCGCGCCCTGAGCTGGTGGGCCCCGCTGGTCGCGGCCGACGACGAACACGGCTTCGTGAACGAACTGCTGGCCGGGCAGCCGGACGCGCCGCTGTACTACGGCCGCATGAAGACCGAGAACCGCGACGGCCCACGACTGCTCGGCCCTGCCGCGCCTCTTCGCAAATTGAGCGCCGATGAAGTGTCCCTCCGCGTGGCCTCTGGCGCCCGCCTCATCGACACCCGCCGCAAGGAAGACCACCACGCCGCGGCGCCCCGTGGCAGCGTCAACCTCCCAGACGGGAAGACCTTTGAGACGTGGGCCGGCTGGCTGCTCACGCCGGGCCGGGACCTGATCCTCCTGGCCCCCGCCGAGCGCGCCGAATCCCTGCGCCGCCAGCTGTGGATGGTCGGTCTCGACCAGGTGGTGGGCTTCATCCCCACGGTCGAAGGGCTGGACGCCGCGCCCGCTCAGCCGATTCCAGTCAGCGAGCTGCCTCAGCACGCCGGCGCGCTGATCCTCGATGTCCGCAAGAAGACCGAGTACGACGCTGGCCATCTGCCCGGCGCTCGCCAGCTCCACGCCGGCCGGCTGCCGTGGGCGCTGAACACCCTGCCGCGTGTCCGCGAGATCGTCGTGCACTGCCAGGGCGGAGCCCGCAGCGCCGCCGCCGCCAGCCTGCTGCGCGCCGAGGGCTTCCACGTCACCGAACTCGCTGGCGGCTACGACGCCTGGGCGCACGCCCAGACGGCGCTTCAGACCGCCTGA
- a CDS encoding YeeE/YedE family protein: MIDVLTALRSPWPWYVAGPLIGLMVPLLLLLGNKSFGISANLRHGCAILLPNAVKPGFFRYNWRAETWNLLFAAGLILGGLLAGRVFANPDPTRLSAAAIQSVQHLGVTVQPGLMPAALTDLSRPGVWLLLTVSGLLVGFGTRYGGGCTSGHAISGLSTLQGPSVIATASFFAGGILSANLLLPIFMAVIR, from the coding sequence ATGATCGACGTGCTCACTGCCCTCCGCTCCCCCTGGCCCTGGTACGTCGCCGGGCCGCTGATCGGCCTGATGGTTCCCCTGCTGCTGCTCCTCGGCAACAAGTCCTTCGGCATCTCCGCCAACCTCCGGCATGGCTGCGCCATCCTGCTGCCCAACGCAGTCAAACCTGGCTTCTTCCGCTACAACTGGCGCGCCGAGACGTGGAACCTGCTGTTCGCAGCCGGCCTGATCCTGGGGGGGCTGCTCGCCGGCCGGGTGTTCGCCAACCCGGATCCCACCCGCCTGAGCGCCGCCGCCATCCAGTCTGTGCAGCACCTGGGCGTGACGGTGCAGCCGGGGCTGATGCCCGCGGCGCTCACCGACCTGAGCCGTCCTGGTGTGTGGCTGCTTCTGACCGTCAGCGGCCTGCTGGTGGGTTTCGGCACCCGGTACGGCGGTGGCTGCACCAGCGGGCACGCCATCTCCGGCCTGAGCACCCTGCAGGGCCCCAGCGTGATCGCCACCGCGTCCTTCTTCGCCGGCGGCATCCTGAGCGCCAATCTGCTGCTGCCGATCTTCATGGCGGTGATCCGGTGA
- a CDS encoding DUF6691 family protein: MTTSPIPGVHDRSPVAARPTVSLVVYLLAGLSFGVVLVKSEAASWYRIQEMFRFESIHMYGLIGSAVLTGMITTALLRRVGVRSLDGQVITVTAKERGWRRYVFGGLTFGLGWGLAGVCPGPILSLLGSGVWAMLVVLVAALVGTWLYGLLRDHLPH, encoded by the coding sequence GTGACGACTTCACCCATTCCTGGCGTGCACGACCGCAGCCCAGTTGCGGCGCGCCCCACCGTCAGCCTCGTGGTCTACCTTCTCGCTGGCCTGTCCTTCGGGGTGGTGCTGGTCAAGAGCGAGGCGGCCTCGTGGTACCGCATCCAGGAGATGTTCCGCTTCGAATCCATCCACATGTACGGTCTGATCGGCTCGGCCGTCCTGACCGGGATGATCACCACCGCGCTGCTCCGCCGCGTGGGTGTGCGCAGCCTCGACGGACAGGTCATCACCGTCACCGCCAAGGAACGCGGGTGGCGGCGGTACGTCTTCGGTGGTCTGACCTTCGGCCTTGGCTGGGGCCTCGCGGGCGTGTGCCCCGGCCCGATCCTGAGTCTGCTCGGCAGCGGCGTGTGGGCCATGCTGGTCGTGCTCGTCGCCGCCCTGGTCGGCACGTGGCTGTACGGCCTGCTACGTGACCACCTGCCTCACTGA